From the genome of Glycine max cultivar Williams 82 chromosome 2, Glycine_max_v4.0, whole genome shotgun sequence, one region includes:
- the LOC121174140 gene encoding uncharacterized protein, whose protein sequence is MTQLETSQTPQGPSQAFTTTPTTSMGSVHRLKLEVPRFDGMDPTGWIFKISQFFEYHATPEHERLTIASFYMEGKALAWFQWMYRNGQLTSWPAFLHALHTRFSSSTYKDPTGMLCKLTQQSSTAEYLAEFESLANCVIGLPTLFVLSCFVSGLSPTIRREVQVMQPQSLTQAVSFARLHEEKLMDGRRQNTRIAKLPSPQPSSPAMSLEPSLPQGTIKPSSSAIPFKRLSPSELALRHEKGLCFNCDEKFSRGHKCTPSLFLFVTNDNEGSQEPVSAVSGAEEPPAQISLLALSDHGAPETLRVIGVIGNHKVRILIDGGSTHNFLQLALLTTLGLSPQNTSPLKVTVGNGEELQCHQLCPDVPVNIQDHEFTVDFHVLPFCGANVVLGVQWLKSLGPVLTDYTSLTMKFIYAGKLIELTGERDKNMEQISASQLCHPVHTGNTSSYFHIRLEPNITTTLPSPCQIPEINQLLTKYAPLFKPSNTLPPSRPTDHTINLLPNSTPVSTRPYHYPYSQKQEIENQVATMLSQGHIQHSSSPFSSPVLLVKKRDGT, encoded by the coding sequence ATGACCCAGCTAGAAACTTCTCAGACACCTCAGGGACCCTCACAGGCGTTCACGACGACGCCAACAACTAGCATGGGTTCGGTGCATCGTTTAAAGCTAGAGGTTCCACGCTTTGACGGGATGGATCCAACGGGGTGGATAttcaaaatttcacaattttttgaATACCACGCGACACCGGAGCATGAACGTCTCACGATTGCTTCGTTCTACATGGAAGGGAAGGCGTTAGCATGGTTTCAATGGATGTACCGGAATGGACAGCTGACGTCATGGCCGGCGTTCCTCCACGCCTTacacacgcgattctcctcttCCACGTACAAAGACCCCACTGGCATGTTGTGCAAGCTAACGCAACAGTCATCGACAGCGGAGTATCTCGCTGAGTTTGAATCCTTGGCCAACTGTGTCATCGGGCTTCCGACACTGTTTGTACTCAGCTGTTTTGTTTCAGGGCTCAGTCCGACCATTCGTAGGGAGGTTCAGGTAATGCAACCTCAGTCTTTGACGCAAGCGGTCTCTTTTGCAAGGTTGCATGAGGAGAAACTCATGGATGGACGTCGCCAGAACACGCGAATCGCGAAACTTCCTTCCCCGCAACCCTCGTCACCCGCCATGTCGCTAGAACCTTCACTGCCTCAGGGAACTATTAAACCCTCATCTTCTGCGATTCCTTTTAAGCGATTGTCGCCGTCAGAATTAGCCCTCCGCCATGAGAAAGGATTGTGCTTTAATTGTGATGAAAAGTTCTCACGGGGACACAAGTGTACCCCTtcgttatttttgtttgttacaaATGACAATGAAGGAAGTCAGGAACCAGTATCAGCAGTTTCCGGTGCCGAGGAACCACCAGCTCAGATTAGTCTTCTTGCTCTTTCCGATCATGGGGCTCCTGAAACACTACGTGTCATCGGAGTCATTGGAAATCATAAGGTTCGCATATTAATTGATGGAGGAAGTACACATAACTTCCTCCAACTAGCCTTGCTTACCACTTTAGGGTTGTCTCCTCAGAATACTTCTCCTCTCAAGGTGACTGTGGGAAACGGAGAAGAACTGCAGTGTCACCAGCTTTGCCCAGATGTTCCGGTAAACATCCAAGACCATGAATTCACAGTAGATTTTCACGTCCTCCCATTCTGTGGTGCGAACGTGGTCCTTGGAGTGCAGTGGCTCAAGTCGTTAGGGCCCGTGCTTACTGATTATACGTCCCTCACGATGAAATTCATCTATGCTGGAAAACTGATCGAGCTCACCGGAGAACGCGATAAGAACATGGAGCAGATCTCCGCTTCCCAGTTGTGTCATCCTGTACATACAGGTAACACTAGCTCCTATTTCCATATCCGATTAGAACCCAACATCACTACAACCCTACCTTCACCTTGCCAAATCCCAGAAATTAATCAACTCCTCACCAAATATGCTCCACTCTTCAAACCTTCCAACACGTTACCCCCATCGAGACCCACTGACCATACAATCAACCTATTACCCAATTCAACACCTGTCAGCACGCGTCCTTACCATTACCCCTACTCACAGAAACAAGAAATTGAGAATCAGGTAGCAACCATGTTAAGCCAGGGACATATCCAACATAGCTCGAGCCCTTTCTCTTCTCCAGTTTTACTCGTTAAGAAGCGCGATGGTACATGA